The Streptomyces sp. V4I8 genome includes the window CCGCCGTCAACACCCGGACCGGCGCTCTCATCGCGGTCGGCGAGTTCGCGGAGAGGATGACCGGCCGCACCCCGGACTACATCCGCGTCGTACGGCCCGTCTCGGGCGGCACGGTCGTCGACATCGAGATGGCGCAGCGCATGCTGCGGCACCTGCTCGGCGACAAGGTGCGCCGGGCCCTGCGCCGCAAGCCCTTCCTGCGGGCCGCGGTCTGCACTCCGCACGACGCCGACCCGCTGGCCCAGCGCGCCGCCATCGAGACCCTCGTCGGCCTGGGCGCCCGGCGCGTGGAACTCGTCGACACGCTCATCGCCGCCGCGGTCGGGTGCGGGCTGCCCGTCGAGCAGCCCGAGGCCAGCATGATCATGGTGTGCGGGGCCGCCGCGACCGAGGTCGCCGTGCTCTCCCTGGGCGCCATCGTCACCGCCGAGCGCATCCGGGTCGGTGGCGAGGCCGTGGACCACGCGATCGTGCAGCACCTGCGGCACCAGCACGAGCTGATGCTGCCGAGCCAGAACGTACGCCCCCTGCAGCTCGCCCTGTCCGGCAACGGGCTCACGCCCCAGGGCCCGACCTCCACGGAGATCCACGGCCGCGACGTCTGCACCGGCCTCGCCCGTTCCGTCCAGGTCGACACCGCCGCCGTTCGGACGGCCATCCAGACCCCGCTCACCGCCGTCCTCGACAGCATCGGCAAGGTGCTGCGCGACTGCCCGCCCGACCTGGTCGCCGATCTCGCCGACCGCGGGATCATGATGGTCGGCGGCAGCGCGCTGCTGCCCGGCTTCGACGAGATGCTGCGGCAGGCCACCAGCATGCCCGTCCATATCGCCGAGCGCCCCGACGTCTGCGCCGTACAAGGCCTCGGCACCATGCTGGAGGGCAAGATCGAGCCCATGGAGCTGGACCCGGTCACCTGAGCCGTGCCCGGTCCTGACCTCCTAGTACGGAAGAATCCGCCCCGACGGCGTGCGCCGGTCGATCTCGCCCCTGGTGTCGCGGGGAGCGGCGGGCCGGCGGGTGACACGAACGCGAACGTGGGTCTGGCGGTTCATGGCGCCCTCCTCGTATCTCGGGTCCGTTGCGACCAGCCTTCTCTCCGCAACCTTTCGGCACATCGTGCCCACGGAGGCACTTGTCATGCCTCCGTGGGAGGAGCGGATGGGTGCGGAA containing:
- a CDS encoding rod shape-determining protein, with the protein product MTATLEQLRRCHFAVDLGAARTRVYVKGAGLVVDQPSAAAVNTRTGALIAVGEFAERMTGRTPDYIRVVRPVSGGTVVDIEMAQRMLRHLLGDKVRRALRRKPFLRAAVCTPHDADPLAQRAAIETLVGLGARRVELVDTLIAAAVGCGLPVEQPEASMIMVCGAAATEVAVLSLGAIVTAERIRVGGEAVDHAIVQHLRHQHELMLPSQNVRPLQLALSGNGLTPQGPTSTEIHGRDVCTGLARSVQVDTAAVRTAIQTPLTAVLDSIGKVLRDCPPDLVADLADRGIMMVGGSALLPGFDEMLRQATSMPVHIAERPDVCAVQGLGTMLEGKIEPMELDPVT